Proteins co-encoded in one Actinomadura luteofluorescens genomic window:
- a CDS encoding deoxyguanosinetriphosphate triphosphohydrolase, whose product MTINVTTGYDGRDKERWAPEPPKRRDRTAFERDRARVLHSAALRRLAAKTQVASPGADAVADTVQSLRTRLTHSLECAQVGRELGKSLGCDPDLVETACLSHDIGHPPFGHNGEYALDIVARDCGGFEGNAQSLRVLTRLEPKSFAADGPPLYGRSVGLNLTRAALDAAMKYPWSQAEAVNGKFGVYDDDADVARWVRDGAEPGRTCFEAQVMDWSDDVAYSVHDLEDALVAGHVDFNRLADPAERRLVAATAAKLYCPDAGQAELEERFAALLAEPYWPDRYDGTPRSLAALKNLTSTLIGRFCLAAETATREAYGDRPLTRYAAELIVPRAQRLENALLKGITAHYVWISHEEVRARQRTLITELAEMMLAGAPDTLDPGFRDAFVDASDDAARLRAVIDQIASLTDLSAMARHRMLGGRGY is encoded by the coding sequence ATGACGATCAACGTGACCACGGGCTACGACGGCCGTGACAAGGAACGCTGGGCCCCCGAGCCCCCCAAGCGGCGCGACCGCACGGCGTTCGAACGCGACCGTGCCCGGGTCCTGCACAGTGCGGCGCTCCGCAGGCTCGCCGCCAAGACGCAGGTCGCCTCGCCCGGCGCCGACGCCGTGGCCGACACCGTGCAGAGCCTGCGCACCCGCCTCACCCACTCGCTGGAGTGCGCGCAGGTCGGCCGCGAGCTGGGCAAGTCGCTCGGCTGCGACCCCGACCTGGTGGAGACGGCCTGCCTGTCGCACGACATCGGGCATCCGCCGTTCGGGCACAACGGCGAGTACGCGCTCGACATCGTCGCGCGAGACTGCGGCGGGTTCGAGGGCAACGCGCAGAGCCTGCGCGTCCTGACGAGGCTGGAGCCGAAGTCGTTCGCCGCGGACGGCCCGCCCCTGTACGGCCGCAGCGTCGGCCTCAACCTGACCCGCGCCGCGCTGGACGCCGCGATGAAGTACCCGTGGTCGCAGGCCGAGGCGGTGAACGGCAAGTTCGGCGTGTACGACGACGACGCGGACGTGGCGCGGTGGGTCCGCGACGGCGCCGAGCCGGGCCGCACCTGCTTCGAGGCCCAGGTCATGGACTGGAGCGACGACGTCGCCTACTCCGTCCACGACCTGGAGGACGCGCTGGTCGCCGGGCACGTCGACTTCAACCGCCTCGCCGATCCCGCCGAGCGCCGGCTCGTCGCCGCCACGGCGGCCAAGCTGTACTGCCCCGACGCCGGCCAGGCCGAGCTGGAGGAGCGCTTCGCCGCGCTGCTCGCCGAGCCCTACTGGCCCGACCGCTACGACGGCACCCCGCGCAGCCTCGCCGCCCTCAAGAACCTGACCAGCACGCTGATCGGGCGGTTCTGCCTGGCCGCCGAGACCGCGACGCGGGAGGCCTACGGCGACCGCCCGCTCACCCGCTACGCGGCGGAACTGATCGTCCCCCGGGCGCAGCGGCTGGAGAACGCCCTGCTCAAGGGCATCACGGCGCACTACGTGTGGATCAGCCACGAGGAGGTCAGGGCCCGCCAGCGGACGCTGATCACCGAGCTCGCGGAGATGATGCTCGCGGGCGCGCCCGACACGCTCGACCCCGGCTTCCGCGACGCGTTCGTGGACGCCT
- the ppdK gene encoding pyruvate, phosphate dikinase, translated as MRKFVYDFTEGNKDLKDLLGGKGANLAEMTNLGLPVPPGFTITAEACRHYLEHGSLPDGLADEVNRHLAALESAMGKKLGQSDDPLLVSVRSGAKFSMPGMMETVLNVGLNDESVHGLAAQAGDERFAWDSYRRLIQMFGKTVMDIDGDLFEDAVEDVKRARGSDDDGDLTAADLRELVDRFKVIVREKAGREFPTDPREQMDLAVEAVFDSWNAPRAILYRRQERIPVDLGTAVNICSMVFGNMGLDSGTGVAFTRDPASGQQGIYGDYLQNAQGEDVVAGIRNTVPLKELERIDKASYDRLLEIMETLENHYRDMCDIEFTIERGKLWMLQTRVGKRTAGAAFRIACQLLDQGLIDLDEAARRVTGDQLAQLMFPRFSDRVDGVQKITKGMNASPGAAVGKAVFTSERAVELAGRGEEVILVRRETNPDDLAGMVAAKGVLTSRGGKTSHAAVVARGMGKTCVCGAEELDVDVKGGHFTAPGGVTVREGDVISIDGSSGEVYLGEVPVEDSPVVRYFEGQLPAGDGDDLVKAVHRVMEHADARAALKVRANADNPGDSARARRFGAAGIGLCRTEHMFLGDRRQLVEKLILAEDDDGRQAALDALEPLQKSDFEGIFEAMDGLPVTIRLIDPPLHEFLPDITELSVRVALAGDEADAKDRRLLEAVNRLHEQNPMLGLRGVRLGLVIPGLFAMQVRAIAEAAAARSRAGGDPRPEIMIPLVGALQELEAVRDEARGILAAVRESTGVDVPALIGTMIELPRAALTAGQIAEAAEFFSFGTNDLTQTTWGFSRDDVEAAFFSRYLELGIFGVSPFETLDREGVGRLVRIAAEEGRRARPGLKLGICGEHGGDPDSVHFCHEVGLDYVSCSPFRIPVARLEAGRAAIEAANASGGSDSR; from the coding sequence GTGCGGAAGTTCGTGTACGACTTCACTGAGGGAAACAAGGACCTCAAGGATCTCCTGGGGGGCAAGGGCGCCAACCTGGCCGAGATGACCAATCTCGGGCTGCCCGTGCCGCCGGGGTTCACGATCACCGCGGAGGCCTGCCGGCACTACCTTGAGCACGGGAGCCTGCCGGACGGCCTGGCGGACGAGGTGAACCGCCACCTGGCCGCCCTGGAGTCGGCGATGGGCAAGAAGCTCGGCCAGAGCGACGACCCTCTCCTGGTCAGCGTACGGTCCGGCGCCAAGTTCAGCATGCCGGGCATGATGGAGACCGTCCTCAACGTCGGGCTGAACGACGAGTCCGTGCACGGCCTCGCCGCGCAGGCGGGCGACGAGCGGTTCGCCTGGGACTCCTACCGCCGGCTGATCCAGATGTTCGGCAAGACCGTCATGGACATCGACGGCGACCTGTTCGAGGACGCCGTCGAGGACGTCAAGCGGGCCCGGGGGAGCGACGACGACGGGGACCTCACCGCCGCCGACCTCAGGGAGCTCGTCGACCGGTTCAAGGTCATCGTACGGGAGAAGGCGGGCCGCGAGTTCCCGACCGACCCGCGCGAGCAGATGGACCTGGCGGTCGAGGCGGTGTTCGACTCGTGGAACGCGCCCCGCGCCATCCTCTACCGGCGGCAGGAGCGCATCCCGGTCGACCTCGGCACGGCCGTCAACATCTGCTCGATGGTCTTCGGCAACATGGGCCTGGACTCGGGGACGGGCGTGGCCTTCACCCGCGACCCCGCCTCCGGGCAGCAGGGCATCTACGGCGACTACCTGCAGAACGCCCAGGGCGAGGACGTCGTCGCCGGCATCCGCAACACCGTCCCGCTGAAGGAACTGGAGCGCATCGACAAGGCGTCCTACGACCGGCTTCTCGAAATCATGGAGACGCTGGAGAACCACTACCGCGACATGTGCGACATCGAGTTCACGATCGAGCGCGGGAAGCTGTGGATGCTGCAGACCCGGGTCGGCAAGCGGACCGCCGGCGCGGCGTTCCGGATCGCCTGCCAGCTGCTCGACCAGGGGCTCATCGACCTGGACGAGGCCGCCCGGCGCGTCACCGGCGACCAGCTCGCCCAGCTCATGTTCCCCCGCTTCTCCGACCGGGTGGACGGCGTCCAGAAGATCACCAAGGGCATGAACGCCTCGCCGGGCGCGGCCGTCGGCAAGGCGGTGTTCACCTCCGAGCGCGCCGTGGAGCTGGCCGGACGCGGGGAGGAGGTGATCCTCGTCCGCCGCGAGACCAACCCCGACGACCTCGCCGGCATGGTCGCGGCCAAGGGCGTCCTGACCTCCCGCGGCGGCAAGACCTCGCACGCCGCGGTCGTCGCCCGCGGCATGGGCAAGACGTGCGTCTGCGGCGCCGAGGAGCTCGACGTCGACGTCAAGGGCGGCCACTTCACCGCGCCCGGCGGCGTCACCGTCCGGGAGGGCGACGTCATCTCGATCGACGGGTCGTCCGGCGAGGTCTACCTCGGGGAGGTGCCCGTCGAGGACTCGCCCGTCGTCCGCTACTTCGAGGGGCAGCTTCCGGCCGGGGACGGCGACGACCTGGTCAAGGCCGTGCACCGCGTCATGGAGCACGCCGACGCGCGGGCCGCGCTGAAGGTCCGCGCGAACGCCGACAACCCGGGGGACTCCGCCCGGGCCCGCCGGTTCGGCGCCGCCGGCATCGGGCTGTGCCGCACCGAGCACATGTTCCTCGGCGACCGGCGGCAGCTCGTCGAGAAGCTCATCCTCGCCGAGGACGACGACGGGCGGCAGGCCGCGCTGGACGCCCTGGAGCCGCTCCAGAAGAGCGACTTCGAGGGCATCTTCGAGGCGATGGACGGACTGCCCGTCACCATCCGGCTCATCGACCCGCCGCTGCACGAGTTCCTCCCCGACATCACCGAGCTGTCGGTCAGGGTCGCGCTCGCGGGCGACGAAGCGGACGCCAAGGACCGGAGACTGCTCGAAGCAGTCAACCGACTGCACGAGCAGAACCCTATGCTGGGCCTGCGCGGCGTGCGGCTCGGTTTGGTGATTCCCGGTCTGTTCGCCATGCAGGTGCGGGCGATCGCCGAGGCCGCGGCGGCGCGCAGCAGGGCGGGCGGCGACCCGCGCCCGGAGATCATGATCCCGCTGGTCGGGGCGCTCCAGGAGCTGGAGGCCGTCCGGGACGAGGCGCGCGGCATCCTCGCCGCGGTCCGGGAGTCGACCGGGGTGGACGTGCCGGCGCTGATCGGCACGATGATCGAGCTGCCCCGGGCGGCGCTGACCGCGGGGCAGATCGCCGAGGCCGCCGAGTTCTTCTCCTTCGGCACCAACGACCTCACCCAGACGACCTGGGGCTTCTCCCGCGACGACGTCGAGGCGGCGTTCTTCTCCCGCTACCTGGAACTCGGGATCTTCGGGGTGTCGCCGTTCGAGACCCTCGACCGCGAGGGCGTCGGCAGGCTCGTGCGGATCGCCGCCGAGGAGGGGCGCAGGGCGCGCCCCGGCCTCAAGCTCGGCATCTGCGGCGAGCACGGCGGCGACCCCGACTCGGTGCACTTCTGCCACGAGGTCGGCCTCGACTACGTGTCCTGCTCCCCGTTCCGCATCCCCGTGGCGCGGCTGGAGGCGGGCCGCGCGGCCATCGAGGCCGCGAACGCGTCAGGGGGCAGCGACAGCCGCTGA
- the secD gene encoding protein translocase subunit SecD, translated as MTRANVVRAVLAFAVLATSFYFAWSKPARLGLDLRGGTQIVLETQDSPAVKAGRESTDRAREVLHRRVDALGVAESSITRSGDRRLIVELPDVQDPTRAAAAIGKTAQLTAHPVLAGAGAPAQGQQLIPDESGQRILIGPAALTGAGIGSASASYDPQNLGGWAVDVRFKGGGGATWERLTAKAACAAGDERRVAIVLDGKVISSPQVTESVACGVGITGGSTQITGDFSPSEAKDLAALIQGGSLPVPVKIIEQRVVGPTLGDAAIDASARAAVIGIILTGLFIVAVYRLAGLLATVALAGYALISYGALVAVGATLTLPGLAGFVLAIGMAIDANVLAFERAREERAAAPGRSARTALAVGFTKAWSAIADSAATTVLAAGLLFFLASGPVKGFGVTLVIGVLGSLVSAMLLSRVLTDAAAARMPRLSKGRAGGIGGAGRIRRWLEESGPDLMKRSRLWLGLSALAVVLAVTGIFARGLNFGVEFTGGRLVEYSTSRHVDIDTARAAVAEAGFPRAVVQTSGKDDISVRTADLSNAEEKRIQDALAKEGGGAAKQRDELIGPSLGDELRTKALIALGVALLAQLAYLTLRFRWTFAAGSVLAMFHDIAIVTGIFAWLGKPIDGVFLAALLTIIGYSVNDSVVVFDRVREMWAANPKGRFADIANRGMLQTVPRTINTGVGALFILAALAVLGGDSLTDFAIALLIGIVVGTYSSVFTATPLAVVLERHTKAPPPQRKQKSRPVRRTPDSSGAVV; from the coding sequence TTGACTCGCGCCAACGTGGTGCGGGCGGTACTGGCGTTCGCCGTGCTCGCCACATCGTTCTACTTCGCCTGGTCCAAACCCGCCCGCCTCGGCCTCGACCTCCGCGGCGGCACCCAGATCGTCCTGGAGACCCAGGACTCCCCGGCCGTGAAGGCCGGCCGGGAGTCCACCGACCGCGCCCGCGAGGTGCTGCACCGGCGCGTCGACGCGCTCGGGGTCGCCGAGTCGTCCATCACCCGGTCCGGCGACCGGCGGCTGATCGTCGAGCTGCCGGACGTCCAGGACCCGACCCGCGCCGCCGCGGCCATCGGCAAGACCGCGCAGCTCACCGCCCACCCGGTGCTGGCCGGGGCGGGCGCGCCCGCGCAGGGGCAGCAGCTGATCCCCGACGAGAGCGGGCAGCGGATCCTGATCGGCCCCGCGGCGCTCACCGGCGCCGGGATCGGCTCGGCGAGCGCCTCCTACGACCCGCAGAACCTCGGCGGCTGGGCCGTCGACGTCCGGTTCAAGGGCGGCGGGGGCGCCACCTGGGAGCGGCTCACCGCCAAGGCCGCCTGCGCGGCCGGCGACGAGCGGCGCGTCGCCATCGTGCTGGACGGCAAGGTGATCTCCTCGCCGCAGGTCACCGAGAGCGTCGCCTGCGGCGTCGGCATCACCGGCGGCTCCACCCAGATCACCGGGGACTTCAGCCCCTCCGAGGCCAAGGACCTCGCGGCGCTCATCCAGGGCGGCTCGCTGCCCGTCCCCGTGAAGATCATCGAGCAGCGGGTGGTGGGCCCGACGCTCGGCGACGCGGCGATCGACGCCAGCGCCCGAGCCGCCGTCATCGGCATCATCCTGACCGGCCTGTTCATCGTGGCCGTCTACCGGCTGGCGGGCCTGCTCGCCACGGTCGCGCTCGCCGGGTACGCGCTGATCTCCTACGGGGCCCTCGTCGCGGTCGGCGCCACCCTGACGCTGCCCGGCCTCGCCGGGTTCGTCCTGGCCATCGGCATGGCGATCGACGCCAACGTGCTGGCCTTCGAACGCGCCAGAGAGGAGCGCGCCGCGGCACCGGGCCGCAGCGCGCGGACCGCACTGGCCGTCGGGTTCACCAAGGCCTGGTCGGCGATCGCCGACTCGGCCGCCACCACCGTGCTGGCCGCCGGCCTGCTGTTCTTCCTGGCCTCCGGGCCGGTGAAGGGCTTCGGCGTCACGCTGGTCATCGGCGTGCTGGGGTCCCTCGTCTCCGCGATGCTGCTGAGCCGGGTCCTCACCGACGCCGCCGCCGCCCGCATGCCCCGGCTCAGCAAGGGCAGGGCGGGCGGGATCGGTGGCGCCGGCCGCATCCGGCGATGGCTGGAGGAGAGCGGCCCCGACCTGATGAAGCGCAGCCGGCTGTGGCTCGGCCTGTCCGCGCTCGCCGTCGTCCTCGCCGTCACGGGGATCTTCGCCCGCGGCCTGAACTTCGGCGTGGAGTTCACCGGCGGGCGCCTGGTCGAGTACTCCACCTCCAGGCACGTCGACATCGACACCGCCCGCGCCGCCGTCGCCGAGGCCGGGTTCCCGCGCGCCGTCGTCCAGACCTCCGGGAAGGACGACATCTCGGTCCGGACCGCCGACCTGAGCAACGCGGAGGAGAAGCGCATCCAGGACGCCCTCGCGAAGGAGGGCGGCGGCGCCGCCAAGCAGCGCGACGAGCTGATCGGCCCCAGCCTCGGCGACGAGCTGCGGACCAAGGCCCTCATCGCCCTCGGCGTGGCCCTGCTGGCCCAGCTCGCCTACCTGACGCTCCGGTTCCGCTGGACGTTCGCGGCGGGCTCGGTGCTCGCCATGTTCCACGACATCGCGATCGTCACCGGGATCTTCGCCTGGCTGGGCAAACCGATCGACGGCGTCTTCCTCGCCGCGCTGCTCACGATCATCGGCTACTCGGTGAACGACTCGGTCGTGGTGTTCGACCGCGTCCGGGAGATGTGGGCCGCGAATCCGAAGGGCCGGTTCGCCGACATCGCGAACCGCGGCATGCTGCAGACCGTCCCGCGGACGATCAACACCGGCGTGGGCGCCCTGTTCATCCTGGCGGCGCTGGCCGTCCTCGGCGGCGACTCCCTGACGGACTTCGCCATCGCGCTCCTGATCGGCATCGTCGTCGGCACCTACTCCAGCGTCTTCACCGCGACGCCGCTGGCGGTCGTCCTGGAGCGCCACACCAAGGCCCCGCCGCCCCAGCGCAAGCAGAAGTCCAGACCGGTCCGCCGTACTCCCGACAGCTCGGGAGCGGTCGTCTGA
- a CDS encoding YdcF family protein: protein MTLEAELPEFTPEDDETDGPGDRADGPRRRRGRGRWRRSPWFTIPAGIVAGLLAIAVLTPLAVGARIWHQARQDERPRSDAIIVLGAAQYNGVPSPTLKWRLQHALELYRGGVAPAIVTVGGKAPGDNYTEAGAGRNWLITRGGVPASRVFEVPVGRDTLESMKAVGKEFDRHHWSLGVIVTDPWHGLRSKKMAEDSGIKAAASPTRSGPSVQTRDTQFHYIVRETGGYLSYVLLGKSVQVPDETIKRIHIDPSESPPASSPPASTPSPGR from the coding sequence ATGACGTTGGAAGCGGAGTTGCCGGAGTTCACGCCGGAAGACGACGAGACGGACGGGCCCGGCGACCGGGCCGACGGGCCGCGGCGGCGCCGTGGGCGCGGCCGGTGGCGCCGGTCGCCCTGGTTCACGATCCCGGCCGGGATCGTCGCGGGGCTGCTGGCGATCGCGGTGCTGACGCCGCTCGCCGTCGGCGCGCGGATCTGGCACCAGGCCCGCCAGGACGAGCGGCCCCGCTCCGACGCGATCATCGTGCTGGGCGCCGCGCAGTACAACGGGGTGCCGTCCCCGACGCTGAAATGGCGGCTCCAGCACGCCCTGGAGCTGTACCGCGGCGGCGTCGCGCCGGCCATCGTGACGGTGGGCGGCAAGGCGCCCGGCGACAACTACACCGAGGCCGGGGCCGGCCGCAACTGGCTGATCACCAGGGGCGGCGTGCCCGCCTCCCGGGTCTTCGAGGTGCCCGTCGGGCGCGACACGCTGGAGAGCATGAAGGCCGTCGGCAAGGAGTTCGACCGGCACCACTGGTCGTTGGGCGTGATCGTCACCGACCCGTGGCACGGGCTGCGCTCCAAGAAGATGGCCGAGGACAGCGGCATCAAGGCCGCCGCGTCGCCGACCCGCAGCGGCCCGAGCGTGCAGACCCGCGACACCCAGTTCCACTACATCGTCCGCGAGACCGGCGGATACCTGTCGTACGTGCTGCTGGGCAAGAGCGTCCAGGTGCCGGACGAGACCATCAAGCGGATCCACATCGACCCGTCCGAGTCGCCTCCGGCGTCGTCCCCGCCCGCGTCCACGCCCTCGCCGGGCCGTTGA
- a CDS encoding glycoside hydrolase family 15 protein, translated as MRPKVAGGRAGDPFAPIADFGFLSDCETTALVAPSGNIEWMCLPRMDSPSVFGSILDRDAGYFRVGPAGVEVPAAQRYIPGTMVMETTWWVHGGWLVVTDALLMGPWHHETERSHTHRRAPTDYDADHVLLRMVRCVNGQVQVRLDCMPVFDYGQTPARWEHTGSGYHEAVARGNGVGLRLSTDMNVGFEGSLATSRTLLKQGESRFVALSWSEHAAPSSWEEAQDRLVWTVHHWQHWLDRGRFPDHPWRSHLQRSALTLKGLTFAPSGAVAAAATTSLPEAPGGDRNWDYRYTWIRDSTMALWAFYTLGYDWEANDFFYFITDVAEAAEGKLQIMYGLDGREELPESTLDHLTGYDNARPVRIGNEAYMQAQHDVWGAIIGSIYLFVRKRDRLDDRLWKIVVKQVEDALANWRTPDCGMWEVRGEPQHFTSSKVFCWVAADRGARLARIRGDQERALRWQAAADEIHADVLANALDERGVFTAHYGATALDASALLIPLLGFLPADDKRVRETVLAIADELSEDDLVLRYRAGETDDGFESDEGTFTICSFWLVSTLVMVGELERARALCEKLLSYASPLQLYAEEIDPHTGRHLGNFPQAFTHLALINAVMQVIRAENSSDQPPLA; from the coding sequence GTGAGGCCGAAGGTCGCCGGCGGCCGGGCGGGAGATCCGTTCGCCCCCATCGCCGATTTCGGGTTCCTGTCCGACTGCGAGACGACCGCCCTGGTCGCGCCCAGCGGAAACATCGAGTGGATGTGCCTGCCCCGGATGGACTCGCCCAGCGTGTTCGGCTCCATCCTGGACCGCGACGCCGGATACTTCCGGGTCGGCCCGGCGGGCGTGGAGGTGCCCGCCGCGCAGCGCTACATCCCGGGAACCATGGTGATGGAGACCACCTGGTGGGTGCACGGCGGCTGGCTCGTGGTGACGGACGCGCTGCTCATGGGCCCGTGGCACCACGAGACGGAACGGTCCCACACGCACCGCAGGGCGCCCACCGACTACGACGCCGACCACGTCCTGTTGCGGATGGTGCGGTGCGTGAACGGGCAGGTGCAGGTCCGGCTCGACTGCATGCCGGTGTTCGACTACGGGCAGACGCCGGCGCGCTGGGAGCACACCGGCTCCGGCTACCACGAGGCCGTCGCGCGCGGCAACGGCGTCGGGCTGCGCCTGTCCACCGACATGAACGTCGGGTTCGAGGGGTCGCTCGCCACGTCCCGGACGCTGCTGAAGCAGGGCGAGTCCAGGTTCGTGGCGCTGTCCTGGAGCGAGCACGCGGCGCCCTCGTCGTGGGAGGAGGCGCAGGACCGGCTCGTCTGGACCGTCCACCACTGGCAGCACTGGCTCGACCGGGGCCGCTTCCCCGACCATCCGTGGCGCAGCCACCTGCAGCGCAGCGCGCTGACCCTGAAGGGCCTGACGTTCGCCCCGTCCGGCGCGGTCGCGGCCGCGGCGACGACGTCGCTGCCCGAGGCGCCGGGCGGCGACCGGAACTGGGACTACCGCTACACCTGGATCCGCGACTCCACGATGGCCCTCTGGGCGTTCTACACGCTCGGCTACGACTGGGAGGCCAACGACTTCTTCTACTTCATCACCGACGTCGCCGAGGCCGCCGAGGGCAAGCTGCAGATCATGTACGGGCTGGACGGGCGCGAGGAGCTGCCCGAGTCCACGCTCGACCACCTCACCGGCTACGACAACGCCCGCCCGGTGCGCATCGGCAACGAGGCGTACATGCAGGCGCAGCACGACGTGTGGGGCGCGATCATCGGCTCCATCTACCTGTTCGTGCGCAAGCGGGACCGGCTCGACGACCGGCTGTGGAAGATCGTCGTCAAGCAGGTCGAGGACGCGCTCGCCAACTGGCGCACGCCCGACTGCGGCATGTGGGAGGTGCGCGGCGAGCCGCAGCACTTCACCTCCTCCAAGGTGTTCTGCTGGGTCGCGGCCGACCGCGGGGCGCGGCTCGCCCGCATCCGCGGCGACCAGGAGCGGGCGCTCCGCTGGCAGGCCGCGGCCGACGAGATCCACGCCGACGTGCTCGCCAACGCGCTCGACGAGCGCGGGGTCTTCACCGCCCACTACGGCGCGACGGCCCTGGACGCCTCGGCCCTGCTGATCCCGCTGCTCGGCTTCCTGCCGGCCGACGACAAGCGCGTCCGGGAGACCGTCCTCGCCATCGCCGACGAGCTGTCGGAGGACGACCTCGTCCTGCGCTACCGCGCGGGCGAGACCGACGACGGGTTCGAGTCGGACGAGGGCACCTTCACGATCTGCTCCTTCTGGCTCGTCAGCACCCTGGTGATGGTCGGCGAGCTGGAGCGGGCCCGCGCCCTGTGCGAGAAGCTGCTGTCCTACGCGAGCCCCCTGCAGCTGTACGCCGAGGAGATCGACCCCCACACCGGCCGCCACCTCGGCAACTTCCCGCAGGCGTTCACCCACCTGGCGCTGATCAACGCCGTCATGCAGGTGATCAGGGCGGAGAACTCCTCGGACCAGCCGCCCCTGGCCTGA
- a CDS encoding septum formation family protein → MTTPPPPDDVPGTPAPTPAWAPPDTLASTPEAPAAPSFETLPAAEHGPAPLVGGPPEPVRKKRIAIVLAATAVLALAAVVAGSIVWPRLDASDRDRKGREVAASGLRAGDCFEGGAVKPTDTVTVVPCTRPHTSEVVARPVLPDEPYPGSMEVYLQAKELCSVRGMYLMKSRHYEDLEAILLGGDEQLWAKGDRSVTCVMHYRGTAGPLTTPLAKTIDPSRKFYQELQVGDCVAKGRSEVPLSITVACTEPHESQVYATGWIELDAEYAPGDFPPYPGQSAMEKRAGRLCDEQGRKILAHDSLPDGLRLGYLAPDKVNWREGILAMVCLVQSAAPLRRSVLP, encoded by the coding sequence GTGACCACGCCACCACCCCCTGACGACGTCCCGGGGACGCCCGCGCCGACCCCCGCCTGGGCGCCCCCGGACACGCTCGCCTCCACGCCGGAAGCCCCCGCGGCCCCGTCCTTCGAGACGCTCCCCGCCGCTGAGCACGGACCTGCTCCCCTGGTCGGAGGACCGCCGGAGCCGGTACGGAAGAAGCGGATCGCCATCGTCCTGGCCGCCACCGCGGTCCTGGCGCTGGCCGCGGTGGTCGCAGGCTCGATCGTCTGGCCGAGGCTCGACGCGTCGGACCGCGACCGGAAGGGCCGCGAGGTGGCGGCCTCGGGGCTGCGCGCCGGCGACTGCTTCGAGGGCGGCGCCGTGAAGCCCACCGACACGGTGACGGTCGTTCCGTGCACGCGGCCCCACACCAGCGAGGTCGTGGCCCGGCCGGTCCTCCCCGACGAGCCGTACCCGGGCTCCATGGAGGTCTATCTGCAGGCCAAGGAACTGTGCTCGGTGCGTGGCATGTACCTCATGAAGAGCCGGCACTACGAGGACCTCGAAGCCATCCTCCTCGGTGGCGACGAGCAGCTCTGGGCGAAGGGCGACCGATCAGTGACATGCGTCATGCACTACCGGGGCACCGCGGGGCCGCTCACCACGCCGCTCGCGAAGACCATCGACCCGAGCCGCAAGTTCTACCAGGAACTGCAGGTGGGCGACTGCGTGGCGAAGGGGCGGTCGGAGGTCCCGCTGAGCATCACCGTCGCCTGCACCGAACCTCATGAGAGCCAGGTGTACGCGACCGGCTGGATCGAGCTGGACGCGGAGTACGCGCCCGGTGACTTCCCGCCCTATCCCGGCCAGAGCGCCATGGAGAAGAGGGCGGGCCGCCTCTGTGACGAGCAGGGGCGGAAGATCCTCGCACACGACTCGCTCCCGGATGGCCTACGACTCGGCTACCTCGCACCGGACAAGGTCAACTGGCGCGAGGGCATCCTGGCGATGGTGTGCCTGGTTCAGTCGGCGGCTCCGCTGCGGCGGTCCGTGCTGCCCTGA